One segment of Neobacillus endophyticus DNA contains the following:
- a CDS encoding APC family permease has protein sequence MENHEVSLERSLTLSHLVLFGLAYLAPMIVFGIYGTVAQVTHGLEASAYLVALIAMFFTAYSYTQMVKAYPVAGSAYTYTRKSLNAHLGFMVGWATLLDYVFIPMAIWLIGAAYLNAAFPPIPTWLWILSFIIITTIINILGIKLSTKVNFIMMVFQFLVIALFVALSIKSVLGGAGAGTLLSITPFVHSHASFSFVLAGASIACYSFLGFDAISTFTEETRRPEKTIPKAIMLTTIIGGAIFIVSTYFTHLAHPAFNNFKDIDSAGFEIAKQIGGNLFSAIFLAGIIIAQFASGISAQASASRLLYAMGRDAVLPKKIFGYLHPKFKTPVFNIMIVSIIGLLALKLNVTTSTSFINFGAFIAFTLVNVSVVAHFYLKGGKRSGKDHIFYLLFPVLGCCFDFWLLVNLDKNALVLGGSWAAVGFIYLLFLTKMFKRQPPEMHFDHIDEAV, from the coding sequence ATGGAGAATCACGAGGTTTCGTTGGAGAGGTCCCTTACTTTATCACACTTGGTGTTATTTGGACTAGCATATTTAGCGCCAATGATTGTATTTGGAATTTATGGGACGGTCGCCCAAGTAACTCATGGATTAGAGGCAAGTGCCTATTTGGTTGCACTTATTGCTATGTTTTTTACTGCCTATAGCTATACACAAATGGTAAAAGCTTATCCAGTAGCTGGTTCGGCTTATACGTATACAAGGAAATCACTCAATGCTCACCTAGGATTTATGGTAGGATGGGCCACTCTATTAGATTATGTCTTCATTCCAATGGCTATATGGCTGATTGGTGCAGCCTATTTAAACGCAGCGTTTCCGCCCATTCCAACATGGTTATGGATTCTCTCATTTATTATCATAACAACAATCATTAACATTTTGGGGATCAAACTGAGTACCAAGGTGAATTTTATCATGATGGTATTTCAATTCCTGGTTATTGCTTTATTTGTAGCTTTAAGTATTAAGAGTGTATTGGGCGGAGCTGGAGCGGGGACCTTATTATCGATTACGCCTTTTGTTCATAGTCATGCGTCTTTTTCCTTTGTTCTTGCAGGCGCTTCGATCGCTTGTTACTCTTTCCTTGGATTTGATGCCATTTCGACCTTCACAGAAGAAACAAGGCGTCCAGAAAAAACGATTCCAAAGGCCATTATGCTCACGACGATCATCGGCGGTGCTATTTTTATCGTATCTACTTACTTTACACATTTAGCCCATCCAGCCTTTAATAACTTTAAAGATATCGATTCGGCTGGTTTTGAGATTGCCAAACAAATTGGCGGAAACTTGTTTAGTGCCATTTTTCTTGCGGGGATTATCATTGCACAGTTTGCATCAGGGATATCAGCGCAGGCCAGTGCATCCAGGTTGTTGTACGCCATGGGCCGTGATGCCGTCCTGCCGAAGAAGATTTTTGGCTATCTTCACCCTAAATTTAAAACCCCTGTATTCAATATCATGATAGTGTCGATTATTGGTTTGCTGGCTTTAAAACTTAATGTGACCACTTCCACTTCTTTTATTAACTTTGGGGCATTCATTGCCTTTACGTTAGTAAATGTTTCAGTTGTTGCTCACTTCTATTTGAAAGGCGGCAAAAGATCAGGTAAGGATCATATTTTCTATTTATTATTCCCTGTTCTAGGTTGCTGTTTTGATTTCTGGCTATTGGTGAATCTCGATAAAAACGCTCTGGTTTTAGGCGGCAGCTGGGCTGCAGTCGGATTCATCTATTTGCTGTTCCTTACGAAGATGTTTAAAAGACAGCCGCCAGAAATGCATTTCGATCATATTGATGAAGCAGTATAA
- a CDS encoding carbon-nitrogen hydrolase family protein, whose translation MGRTCRIALAQLAVVDGNKEANLNKMESALKQAWEQSAELLILPELNLTGLVSYEKMKSLAERRDGQSFRLIQKMLKTYPVSVLYSFPEFVSDDEIYITTCLVGANGEALAYYRKTHLYTDENEMFRKGMEWTTVSHHDLSMGLLTCYDIEFPEPARSLALKGIHLLIVNSANMAPYEYIHRLFIQARALENQLFVVYCNRVGANEKYEYHGQSAVVGPDGKIIAEIEADVEAVRMVEISLDDLKNATSVFNYLADRREKLYQ comes from the coding sequence TTGGGGAGAACATGTAGAATAGCATTAGCCCAGCTCGCGGTTGTAGATGGGAATAAAGAAGCGAATTTAAATAAAATGGAGTCAGCACTTAAGCAAGCTTGGGAGCAATCAGCTGAACTCTTAATATTGCCGGAGTTAAATCTAACGGGATTAGTATCCTATGAAAAAATGAAATCCCTAGCGGAACGCCGTGATGGACAAAGTTTTCGTCTCATTCAAAAGATGCTAAAGACTTATCCGGTGTCTGTGCTTTATTCCTTTCCCGAGTTTGTCTCAGATGATGAAATCTATATTACCACCTGCTTAGTAGGAGCAAATGGAGAGGCATTGGCCTACTACCGTAAAACACATCTTTATACCGATGAGAATGAAATGTTTCGCAAAGGAATGGAATGGACCACTGTCTCTCATCATGATTTATCAATGGGATTGCTTACCTGCTATGATATCGAATTTCCTGAACCGGCTAGGAGTTTGGCTTTAAAGGGAATTCATCTTTTGATCGTGAATTCAGCCAATATGGCACCGTACGAATATATACACAGGCTATTTATACAGGCAAGGGCTCTTGAAAACCAATTGTTTGTCGTCTATTGCAATCGAGTTGGAGCCAATGAGAAATACGAATATCATGGGCAGAGTGCAGTGGTGGGACCGGACGGAAAAATCATCGCGGAAATAGAAGCGGATGTTGAAGCTGTACGAATGGTGGAAATTTCTCTTGATGACTTAAAAAATGCTACTTCTGTATTCAATTATTTAGCGGATCGAAGGGAGAAACTCTATCAATAA